The following is a genomic window from Lysinibacillus sp. G4S2.
TCGCCCTTTCATCAAGAGTACTTCTTCTTTGCCTTGATCAGCTCCAATAAAATTATCTATAATATTTTGTGCAGTTAACTCATTTAATTCTTTTGCAGATGTGTCTGGATGTTTAATCATCTGATAGGCTTTCGACTCTAAATAAGTAGCCATTCCTTCAATATTATCGTAGCCATCTTGGTCCTTATTCTTCTTGTTACTATTTAAATATAATTCATAAAAATATACCGCTTTTTGAATCTGCTCGATTTTCTCATCTTTCGTTTTGGAATTAATAGCATCCTTTAGATATTGGTACATTTCATTCCGGTAATATCTACTGTCGATATCTTCGGGATATGTTTCAGCTCTTGTACCAAGACCCTCCACAGAGCCTCCTGACTGTAGTAGAATATGAATCCCTTCATGGACAATAAACTTAAATACATTTTCATATGCTGCTTTCTCATCTTTGCCAGAAATCAAATCTGACGCAAATTCAAGGTTAAAGACATAGGTAGGGTGATCGTTGAATGTCGTAAGTTGGAATGGCATCACCAACAATTGAGTGTCCTTGATGGAATCCGTACTGTACTCAATCACTTCGTCTTTAGGTCCAATATCGGTTTTCTGGTTGTTAATTAAATAGGCCATTTTATTAGAAGGATTCAACAATAATATTTGCTTATCCTCATTATTGAACGATGGCCATAGCTTGCTTGCATCGTCTATTAAAATCTTTTTAATATCTTTTACTAATTGAGGCGTTATTTCTCTAATTATTTTACTATTTTCAATCGGGTTGCCTTCCATCGAATCTTCGTTCGACTTCTGAGATTCCTCAACCTTTTTGTTTTCAGGCTTTTCGGTTGTTTCCTGATTATTGTTGTTACATGCTGTTAATATGGTTATGATCAAAAGCATGAACACTAAACGTACTGTTTTTAACATAATTATCATCCTTTTTTTATAATTAATCTTGTTTAAGAAGTTGAATCGGATTTAACTTTGCTGCTTGGTTAGCAGGAATCATACATGCTAATACATTAATTACGATGCCAAATCCTATAGTTAGCAGCACTGTAAATACATCTATATGTAACAGCTCGAAATGAATTTTAGCTTCTAGTGCACGATTTAAAATAACCTGAACCACAATGCCTAGCACTGTACCATTAATAGAAGCCATGCCTCCCAACAAAATTGCTTCTGAAAAGAAGATCCAGCGAACTTCTTTGTTTCTGCCGCCAATTGCTTTGAATAAACCGATTTCTTTTCTTCGCTCTAAAACACTGATATAAAGAATAATTCCTACCATAATAGAGGAGATCAATAGAATTAACATAGAAACCCCAGTAATAGCAAGCTGTATATTTTTAAATGTTTTAGTTAACTCTTTCAATACATTTTCAGGTGTTGTAATGGTATAGCTTTGTTTAAACTGGTTGACAACTGAATTGATTGAACTTTTATCATCCACATACACTTCATACTTGTTGGTCGTTATTTCTGAGTCTTTTCCGATAAATCTTGAACGTTTAACAACCTCTGTGTGGAAATCGTATGGAATATATGAATATTCTTTTCCGATAAAAGATTGTTCCGTAATGGCAGAAATTTTCAGCTTTTGCGTGTCCCATCTAGAGGGATAGCTCGTAATTTCATCCATGGACAGAAACTTAATAGTCATCTCTTTGCCGATTAAATCTTCCAGCTTGCCGCCTTCCTTTAGTAGTTTTTTGGCTGTGCTTTCTGACAAGGCAATTCCGGGTTCATCTTCTTTTGGAAGTTGGCCATACAATACCTTCGGCGAGGCGTAATCGTTTCTATTTTTTTCTTTATGCAAAGGCTTGACATCAAAGCCGATGATATCTTTTTTCTCAATTCTTGCCGATAGCTCGAATTCAGGCTGCACTAATTTGATATGCTCATTTTTCTTGAGTTCATAATAATCGGAACTAGTCATATAATCTTGTTCTTTTTTAAAATCTAATTTTTTACTGTCTATTACTTTATCAGATGAATACTGTATATAGTTGTCTATTCCACTCCCGAACGCAAGGGCAAG
Proteins encoded in this region:
- a CDS encoding ABC transporter ATP-binding protein/permease — its product is MIEIRNVSKTYYPDKSTPIPALKNVNLMLDNGEFVAIVGASGSGKSTLLNTLGGLDKPDSGEVYINETPMSTFNDHQYSDYRKDNVGFVFQHFHLMPHLTVLENVELALAMSSYEKKEAHQKCVQALQEVGLEKAIHQKANELSGGQQQRVAIARALVKSPNIILADEPTGALDSHTSQEIIDLLKSISEQGRLVVVVTHDEAVAEQASRIVRVKDGEIIEDRKQSKQDSVQMEITEEPSRKRSFQLKSAFRLSYHRIKEKRWRYFLVSIGISIGICGFLLALAFGSGIDNYIQYSSDKVIDSKKLDFKKEQDYMTSSDYYELKKNEHIKLVQPEFELSARIEKKDIIGFDVKPLHKEKNRNDYASPKVLYGQLPKEDEPGIALSESTAKKLLKEGGKLEDLIGKEMTIKFLSMDEITSYPSRWDTQKLKISAITEQSFIGKEYSYIPYDFHTEVVKRSRFIGKDSEITTNKYEVYVDDKSSINSVVNQFKQSYTITTPENVLKELTKTFKNIQLAITGVSMLILLISSIMVGIILYISVLERRKEIGLFKAIGGRNKEVRWIFFSEAILLGGMASINGTVLGIVVQVILNRALEAKIHFELLHIDVFTVLLTIGFGIVINVLACMIPANQAAKLNPIQLLKQD